The Neofelis nebulosa isolate mNeoNeb1 chromosome 16, mNeoNeb1.pri, whole genome shotgun sequence genome includes a window with the following:
- the LOC131498135 gene encoding CMRF35-like molecule 7, whose product MGDSKRNPAGDEGTGGMWRLDRGQRLLVGLSAGSEARVAPGSALGSRMLGFCFLGHFSTCQESMVKGTAIGTLTMSCEYSPGGEFYKKWLCRGKNWSSCKILIKTTGSEQLVKKGRVSIQDNHSRHMFTVTLEDLWYDDADTYWCGIEQTGTDIGFKFSVIVDPAPDPTDSPKPVARTPAGRASSPPFTQGINSSQPIVLINPHSRSGNLAINRAAENLPVWILLVPPLLATLEWLCQG is encoded by the exons ATGGGTGACAGCAAAAGAAATCCTGCGGGGGATGAAGGGACAGGTGGAATGTGGCGATTAGACAGAGGACAGAGGCTCCTGGTTGGTCTCAGTGCAGGGTCAGAAGCCCGAGTGGCACCTGGGTCAGCCCTGGGCTCAAGGATGTTGGGTTTCTGTTTTCTAGGCCACTTCTCCACCTGCCAGGAGAGTATGGTGAAGGGCACAGCAATTGGTACATTGACCATGTCCTGTGAGTATAGCCCAGGAGGGGAATTCTACAAGAAATGGTTGTGTCGCGGGAAGAACTGGAGTTCCTGCAAAATCCTTATTAAAACCACCGGGTCAGAGCAACTGGTGAAGAAGGGCCGAGTGTCCATCCAGGACAATCACAGCCGACACATGTTCACTGTGACCTTGGAGGATCTCTGGTATGACGACGCAGACACCTACTGGTGTGGGATTGAGCAGACCGGCACTGACATAGGGTTCAAATTTTCCGTGATTGTCGACCCAG CCCCTGATCCAACAGACTCTCCCAAGCCTGTAGCAAGAACACCAGCCGGTCGagcttcctctcctccttttacCCAGGGCATCAACAGCAGCCAGCCTATTGTTCTGATCAACCCCCACAGCAG GTCAGGGAACCTGGCCATCAATAGAGCAGCAGAGAATCTTCCTGTGTGGATCCTCCTGGTACCTCCTCTCCTTGCAACCCTGGAGTGGCTCTGCCAAGGATAA